The sequence CGGTCCCTACATCAAGTGGTTCTTGGAGAAGCTGCAGCCGGAGGGATTGCATCGCCTTCTAACTGGCTGGGAGGACAAGTCCGCCCAGGCTATCTGCACCTTTGGGTACTGCGATGGTGTGAATGCAGAGCCTCTGATTTTCAAGGGCATCACCGAGGGCGTAATCGTAGAGCCTCGCGGTCCGAGGGACTTTGGATGGTGAGTAACTTGCGCAAAATAGTATTTGCTatttaaattgtatatttttattgCAGGGATCCGGTATTTCAACCAAAGGGCTACGACAAAACCTACGCCGAACTGCCCAAATCGGAGAAGAACACCATTTCCCATCGCTATCGCGCCTTGGCGCTGCTCCAGCAGCACTTTGAGAAGCTGGACAAGCAAATAAACTAAgaattgatttatttaaacCTTGCATATTTGTTCTACAATGTCGAGAAGTTGTTGCAACCTATGTTTCGAGTTCAAATCTCTCTTTAACTACTGCCTAATCATCCTTCTTGCTCTTGGGCTTCTTGGCCTTGGCATCCTTGACGGCGCCAGCAGGCTTGTTCCAGTAGTAGATCAACTGACCCAGGATAACCGAATTGGCAAAGGTCGAGGCAATGAAGGTCAGGATGATCATGGAATCGCCTGTCTCCTGGATGGAGGTGAAGATGCGGGCCACTGAGCCGGCAAACATCATGATCACCGTGGCGGCGGACAACTGACCAGTGGATCCAGCCTTGTAATTGGTGTACGCCTGTGACAACTTGCCCACCAGCAGGATGGGAATGTTGCAGCTTTGGATGGTGAAAAGGGCCGACATGGGCGTTAGCCCGGAGTTGAGGACATACATCAAGACGCTATAGCCCAGGAGAAAGAGTCCCGACTGAGCCTTGTGACCGTTGAAGAACAAAACCAGGACGGCGATAGCCACGGTCTGGATGGCCAGGAAGGTACTGTCGCCCCAGGCGCTGAACGGATAGCCATGCATAAAGTTGTAGGACAGGTGGAAGGAGATGGCCAGCAGGTCCAGCACCACGCCCACTATGTTGATGCCCTCGCCGGACTTGCTGTTGAGGATCTTCAGTACCTGGGGCACCTTGACCAGGACGGAACCGGCGATAATGGCCAATCCCAGGCACTTGCTCAACAAGGCCTTAAAGCAGGGAACTGTGGGAAAAGATAATTGCTAGTTGATGGGtacaaaatgcatttgaaCTACCAGCCACTCACTGTCCAGAAAGTTAAGCTCCAGGAAGTAGTTATCATAGCACTTTTCGCTCATGAGGAAAAGAGCTCCCTGCCTGATAAGATCCGTCatttttgtgctgctttaaCTAAGTTCTTTTTATCACTTGGGTGGATGTCGTACTTAATTAGTAAGTGCCCTCTGGATTCGATTCGCTATGCACCGGTGTTATCAAGCTGGCGGCCGGTCGATCCAAGAATGAAATGGAAAGCCGACGTTCGCGCACACGTAACGCGGATTCGGAGTCCGAAGAAGATATTGCTGCCCGGTGGCGAATGGGATCCAGATCGTGTTGGGAGTGGAGGTGGAATGATAAGATAGGTGGTTGTGCCAACGTTTATTTTCGTCCGACTTTCGCTATAAGGTATGCGGTAAAAATCGGTACGTGGGTTTTTACGTTGTGCAACACTGCCACACAGTGGGATAGAAGCTGCAAATGTGTTCAGTTCAAGAGAATAActtgaatattttttctacGCTTACttagttttttaattattttttacaatttgttATACCAAACATTACTTAATAAGTAATACTTAGTATAATAAGTTATTGTGCATTCTCAAAACTTCaaacatttatataaataatcaAGTCCCTGAATAACTGTCTTCACTTtcggttttatttattttctttacagCGTGAAAGATCTAAAACACAGTATTATTCCCCAAGATTATTAGGAACTGCTAATTTTACTCTTATCCAtattatattgttattttaGATTCTTGCAACTTAAGATGTTACAACCAAAAactaaatatacatataaaatatatagttCATTCCCgttagtttttatttatttttcacaGCTTGCCCCACTGTTGCTTACATTTACAAAGACATCGATGTATCGATGACAAATCGATTATTCCTCTACCTCTACCTGTGCGCTGAAAATAAAAGTTGTTTACTCTCCGGTCTGCGGCGACGTGAAAATAGGAACTAGAATAAGTATTTATTAAAGAACCGTATACCTAACCATGTCGTCCTCCGATGGGGCTCCGGATAGCAAGAAGCCACGTCCCGAGAGCAGCAGCAATGGCAGCAAGGACCAAAATGGAACGGCGACCGGTGCCGGAGGCGATTCCCCTGATAAAGTGGCACTGATAACAGGCATAACGGGCCAGGTGTGTAAATGATGGATTAGTCACGACGTATTCAGGGGCATTCCTCCAAGCCCTTACGCTGACGTGTACAATTACTCATCGCCTCTCCCCTAGGATGGCTCCTATTTGGCCGAGTTCCTGCTCAAGAAGGACTACACGGTGCACGGCATCATCCGGCGGGCCAGCACCTTCAACACCACACGCATCGAGCATCTTTATGCCGATCCCAAGGCGCACAAGGGCGGCCGGATGAAGCTTCACTACGGCGACATGACGGACAGCAGCAGCCTGGTTAAGATCATCAAtatggtaaagcccacggaGATCTACAATCTGGCGGCACAATCCCATGTCAAGGTCTCCTTCGACCTCAGTGAGTACACGGCCGAGGTGGATGCCGTGGGCACATTGCGCATCCTAGACGCCATTCGCACTTGTGGAATGGAGAAGACGGTGAAGTTCTACCAAGCCTCCACTTCGGAGCTGTATGGCAAAGTGGTGGAGACGCCACAGAACGAACAGACGCCCTTCTATCCTAGATCGCCATATGGTAAGACAATTATCTAAATACCTTTTCTTATAACACTTAATATCATCTCCCTTTAGCCTGCGCCAAAATGTACGGCTTCTGGATCGTCATCAACTACCGCGAGGCCTACAACATGTATGCCTGCAATGGCATCCTATTCAACCATGAGAGTCCGCGGCGTGGCGAGAACTTTGTGACCAGGAAAATCACCCGCAGCGTGGCCAAGATCTATCACAAGCAAATGGAGTACTTCGAGCTGGGCAATCTGGACTCAAAACGCGACTGGGGACATGCCAGCGATTATGTGGAGGCCATGTGGATGATGCTGCAGCGCGATTCTCCATCCGACTACGTCATTGCCACGGGGGAAACGCACAGTGTGCGCGAATTCGTTGAAGCCGCGTTCAAGCACATCGATCGCGAAATAACGTGGCAGGGCGAGGGTGTGAACGAGGTGGGCGTGGAGAGCGGCACAGGCATAGTTCGTGTCCGCATCAATAAGAAGTACTTCCGGCCCACGGAGGTGGATCTGCTGCAGGGCGACGCCTCCAAGGCCAAGCGGGAGCTCAACTGGACGCCCAAAGTTAGCTTCGTGGAGCTGGTCAGCGACATGATGAAGGCCGACATCGAGTTGATGAGGAAGAACCCCATTGCCTAGGGCCTGGTAGCCCGGTTTGGGAGTTGATACGGCACAAAGCTCTCTGCCCGCTCGCGGAGCTATACACTAACCATAGTCCTAAGCGTGAATAGTGATCACTGTATTTGTTTGTCAACGCTGTGCATGTATTTCTGTATTCTCTTGGGGATTTGCAATCATTCCTTTTTCTACTTTGTCGCGTACGTTCACGTTCTGTGTGTGAttctaattgtttttataCACTTTACCAAATCTAACGAATATTTGCAATAAATACGTTTAAACCACAAACTTCGAATCGATCGAATTATAACGAAATGTTTCCGAAACTATGTTTATTCTTTCGAGGCTAAACAcataaatcaaaaacaaaCGAGGATAACTGGTCTAGGTTTCTTTCTTGCCGAAAGGATTGATCTTAGACAGCCAACTGGAGGAGGGCGAGGATTCCCTGCAAGAAACCAAGGATTAGGAAATGCATTTAGAACAGAAAATACGTCTTACAGCTTTGTCAGCGCCTCGATGTCAGAATCCTTGTGCTCGGCTGAAGATCCCGCTAGTGCCTCCGGCTTCTCCAGCTTTCCCGCCTCGCTGATCCCAGCCTGCCGCAGCTGGTCGATCAGCTTACTGCGGAACTCCAGCTTATGCGGCAGCACCTTTTCCGCTTCGCGCAGCTGCTTCTGCAGCTTGCGAATGGCTTCCAGGTAGGTATGGCCGTACCAATCGATTTCCTCGGGCGTATAGGGCGCCAGATAGCGTTTGTACTCCCTAAGCACCTCCTTCTGGCGCTCGGGTTCGTCGGCCAGGGCGGGAACGCCTTTCTGCAGGGCCTGGAGCACCTCACGCTTGAGTTTCAGGGCCAGAGCGGAGCGCAGATCGCAGGCACGATTCTTGAGGAGATAGTGATCGAAGCCATGGCATTCGTGGATCTGCTCCAGCGTGCGCTCCGTCACCACAACGGACATGTAGGAGTCCAGCACATGGCTGTGGACCACCGAACGTCGCAGATTGGGCACCCAGAAGTGAGGAACGCGACGCTTTGTCTGCTCGCGCTTCTGGAAACCCTTAATCACCGCCTCTCCACCCCAGATGCCCTGGTGGGATTCGGGGGTGTCGATCAGCGGGAGCGGTATGTTCTGCACCGGCTTGATGGCATGGGTCACCTCGTCGCGTTCCCATTCGCGCTCCTTGGGGATGTAGTGGACAGCGGCTGGCGTTGTCAGCTTCCACTCGCGCCAAAACTTCCGGTACGCCTCGGGCAGCTGGGCGCCCAGACCCTTGTCAAAGCGACCCGGACGTTTCCATCCGTTCAATAGCTTGACGCCCTGTCGGAGGACAAAAACAATTTGTTATTCCATCGGCTTTACGAAAGTTAACGCAGCTATTGCGTCACAGAAACGCGGCGCGCTGTCAGTTTATATTGCTTTTCCTGGTTATTTACTCACCTGCGGTGTGGCGTGGGCCATTTTTCGAGGAACCAACTAGCagtatatttttgttattgaCTAAAAACTATTGTGGCAGTCTAGATTGAGCAATTAATCTATATTTTCCCTGATTTTGGCCAGGCCAACAACTTCTCACGGCGCTCTTCCTCTTCCTGTTTGGAAAAAACAGCTGTTCGCATGTGAATGGCCAGACGCCAGGGTTGTCGACCTCTTGTAAGATTAGCTTGGAAATGAAAAAAAGATAGATAGAAATTTAAAACCTACTTTTAACGGACAAAggttaaattaatatttaaaaaaacttcAAATTTTGACTTGTGACTTTTATTTCACTACTACATGATAAAATCAATAACCTATTGTTTAGGCATGTTCCAACTTAATATACGCTTCCAAAATACAAATaacatatatattct is a genomic window of Drosophila suzukii chromosome 2L, CBGP_Dsuzu_IsoJpt1.0, whole genome shotgun sequence containing:
- the LOC108021226 gene encoding inosine triphosphate pyrophosphatase; translation: MSKPITFVTGNAKKLEELVAILGPSFPRTIVSKKIDLPELQGDIDEIAIKKCKEAARQVNGPVLVEDTSLCFNALEGLPGPYIKWFLEKLQPEGLHRLLTGWEDKSAQAICTFGYCDGVNAEPLIFKGITEGVIVEPRGPRDFGWDPVFQPKGYDKTYAELPKSEKNTISHRYRALALLQQHFEKLDKQIN
- the LOC108021225 gene encoding mannose-P-dolichol utilization defect 1 protein homolog, which produces MTDLIRQGALFLMSEKCYDNYFLELNFLDIPCFKALLSKCLGLAIIAGSVLVKVPQVLKILNSKSGEGINIVGVVLDLLAISFHLSYNFMHGYPFSAWGDSTFLAIQTVAIAVLVLFFNGHKAQSGLFLLGYSVLMYVLNSGLTPMSALFTIQSCNIPILLVGKLSQAYTNYKAGSTGQLSAATVIMMFAGSVARIFTSIQETGDSMIILTFIASTFANSVILGQLIYYWNKPAGAVKDAKAKKPKSKKDD
- the mRpL28 gene encoding large ribosomal subunit protein bL28m, encoding MAHATPQGVKLLNGWKRPGRFDKGLGAQLPEAYRKFWREWKLTTPAAVHYIPKEREWERDEVTHAIKPVQNIPLPLIDTPESHQGIWGGEAVIKGFQKREQTKRRVPHFWVPNLRRSVVHSHVLDSYMSVVVTERTLEQIHECHGFDHYLLKNRACDLRSALALKLKREVLQALQKGVPALADEPERQKEVLREYKRYLAPYTPEEIDWYGHTYLEAIRKLQKQLREAEKVLPHKLEFRSKLIDQLRQAGISEAGKLEKPEALAGSSAEHKDSDIEALTKLESSPSSSWLSKINPFGKKET
- the Gmd gene encoding GDP-mannose 4,6 dehydratase — encoded protein: MSSSDGAPDSKKPRPESSSNGSKDQNGTATGAGGDSPDKVALITGITGQDGSYLAEFLLKKDYTVHGIIRRASTFNTTRIEHLYADPKAHKGGRMKLHYGDMTDSSSLVKIINMVKPTEIYNLAAQSHVKVSFDLSEYTAEVDAVGTLRILDAIRTCGMEKTVKFYQASTSELYGKVVETPQNEQTPFYPRSPYACAKMYGFWIVINYREAYNMYACNGILFNHESPRRGENFVTRKITRSVAKIYHKQMEYFELGNLDSKRDWGHASDYVEAMWMMLQRDSPSDYVIATGETHSVREFVEAAFKHIDREITWQGEGVNEVGVESGTGIVRVRINKKYFRPTEVDLLQGDASKAKRELNWTPKVSFVELVSDMMKADIELMRKNPIA